In Sphingomonas sp. JUb134, the sequence CCCACGCTCGCCTGTGCCGAGGCGTTCGCCTTCACCGATTTCCGGCCGGACCTGGCCGCGTTCACCGTGCCTACGCTCGTGATCCACGGCACGTCGGACGACACGGTGCCGATTGACGCCACCGGCCGGGCGGCGGCCGCGGCGATCCCCGGCGCCACGCTGATCGAATATGACGACGCCCCCCACGGCCTGTTCGCGACCGATCAGGACCGGCTGACCGACGACCTGCTCGCGTTCCTTGGCGATCCGGTGGCGGCGACCCACGGCGGCACCATCGTCTGATCCCCGGCGCGCGGCGGGATGCCGCCGCGCGTCCCCTGCCCGTGGCATCGCAAGCAGCCCGCAAAGCGTGATTGCCGATGGCGCCGCCCCCGCATAGAGCCCTGAACATGGCCGCCGTCCAGCACCCGTTCGCAATCCACAATTTCCGCGCCTATTTCCTGGCCCGGCTGTCCACCACCCTCGCCCAGATGTCGATGGTGATCGTCATCGGCTGGCAGGTCTATGACCTCGCCCGGCGGACGATGGACGTGAAGGAAGCCGCCTTCTACCTCGGGCTGATCGGCATCGCGCAGTTCCTGCCGCTGCTCGTCCTCTCGCTGGTCGCTGGTTGGGTCGCCGATCGCGTCGACCGCCGCTGGATCGCGCGCGGTTCGGTCGCGATCGAGGCGGGATGCGCGATCACCTTGGCGGTCGCGAGCTACCATGAGCATGTCACGCTTGGGCTGCTGTTCTTCGTGGCGGCGCTGCTGGGCGTGGCGCGCGCCTTTGCCGGGCCTTCGCTCCAGGCGCTTGCCCCCAATCTGGTGCCCAAGGCGATCCTTCCGACCGCGATCGCGATGAGCTCGGTCTCGTGGCAGGCGGGCACGGTGCTGGGGCCGACGATGGGCGGCTATCTCTATGCCGCGAGCCACTGGCTGCCCTATGCGGTGTCCGGGGCGCTGTTCACCTTCTCCTTCCTGATGCTGTCGCTGATCGGGCGGGTGCCGCACAATTCGGTGCGCGGCACGGCCAACCCCTTCCGCCAGATGCTGGAGGGCCTGTCCTATGTGCGCCAGAACCGCCTGGTGCTGGGGGCGATCTCGCTGGACCTGTTCGCGGTGCTGCTGGGCGGCGCGACGGCCATGCTGCCCGTCTATGCGCGCGACATCCTGAAGGTGGGCGCCGATGGCCTCGGCCACCTGCGGGCAGCCCCCGCGGTCGGCGCGATTGCGGTGGCGCTGTGGTTCTCGTGGCGGCCGCTCCGGACCAATGTCGGCGTGAAGATGCTGGCGGCGGTGGCGGTGTTCGGCGGGGCGACGGTGGCCTTCGGCCTCAGCGCCCCGGCGCTGCTGCCGCTGCTCGGAAAGTCGGCCGTCGGGCATGACAGCGCACCGGCGGTGCTGCTGGCGCTGACGGCGCTGTTCGTGCTGGGCGCCGCCGACATGGTGTCCGTCTATGTGCGCCAGTCGCTGATTCAGCTCTACACCCCCGACGACATGCGCGGCCGGGTGGGCGCCGTGTCCACGCTGTTCATCTCCGGCTCGAACGAACTGGGCGAGGCGGAATCCGGCTTCCTGGCGGCGGCGATCGGCCCCGTGGCGGCGGTTGTGGCAGGCGGCATCGGTGCGATATTGGTGACGGCACTGTGGGCACGCATCTTTCCGGAGCTTCGCCGGGCGCGCACGTTCGAGGCGCCCGCGACGCTGGAATTCACACCCGTCAAGGAGAAGGCAGAATGAAGGCCAACACCATCCTGGAGACGATCGGCAACACGCCGCACGTCCGGATCCAGCGGCTGTTCGGAGACGCCGAGGTGTGGATCAAGTCCGAGCGCTCGAACCCCGGCGGATCGATCAAGGACCGCATCGCGCTTGCGATGATCGAGGCGGCGGAAGCCTCGGGCGACCTGCAGCCCGGCGGCACCATCATCGAGCCGACCAGCGGCAACACCGGCGTCGGCCTGGCGATGGTCGCGGCGGTCAAGGGCTACAAGCTGGTCCTGGTGATGCCCGAAAGCATGTCGATCGAGCGCCGCCGGCTGATGCTGGCCTATGGCGCGAGCTTCGACCTCACCCCGCGCGAGAAGGGCATGAAGGGCGCGATCGAGCGCGCGCAGGAACTGGCCGAGCAGACGCCGGGTGCCTGGATCCCGCAGCAGTTCGAGAACTCCGCCAACGTCGACGTGCATGTCCGCACCACGGCGCAGGAAATCCTGGAGGACTTCGCCGACACGCCGATCGACGTGCTGATCACCGGCGTCGGCACCGGCGGCCACATCACGGGCGTTGCCGAGACGCTCAAGAAGCAGTGGCCGCAGCTGAAGGTCTATGCGGTGGAGCCGGAGCTTTCGCCGGTGATCTCCGGCGGGCAGCCGGGGCCGCATCCGATCCAGGGCATCGGCGCGGGCTTCATCCCGGCCAACCTCCACACCCAGGCGATCGACGGCGTGATCAAGGTCGACGCGGCGGTCGCCAAGGACATGGCGCGCCGTTCGGCAGCCGAGGAAGGCATGCTGGTCGGCATCTCGTCCGGCGCGACGCTGGCGGCGATCCTGCAGAAGCTGCCGGACCTGCCGGACGGCGCACGGGTGCTGGGCTTCAACTACGACACGGGCGAGCGCTACCTGTCGGTTCCGGACTTCCTGCCGGAAAGCTGAGCGATCCACATGCTGGTGTCCCGCGGCGCGCGTGCGCCTGATTCCTCAGGCGTGCGCGCGGCGCCGCTCGGCACGGGCTCGCGCGTGCTCGACGGGGTGCTGGCGGCGGTGGCGCTGGCGGCGGTGCTGGTGCCCGCATGGGCAGTGACGCATGCGCCGCCGATGCCGCCCCAGGCCAGCCGCGCGATGCGGGATGCGGCACCGCGTCGCGTGCTGCCCCCCGCCGAACTGCCGGCCGTGGAGCCGATCGAGTTCCAGGACATGACGGCGGACGAGGCGCGGGCGTTCAACGCCGGCATCCCGTTCCATGCCGGCCCCAACCCCGCTGCCCGTCCCTTCCGTTTCGGCGGCCCCGACGAGGATCGCGCGCGGGCGAGCGACTGCCTCGCCGCGGCCGTGCTCTACGAGGCGGGCGACGATCCGGAGGGGCAGAAGGCGGTCGCCCAGGTGGTGCTGAACCGCGTCCGCCATCCGGCTTTCCCGAAGACGGTGTGCGGGGTGGTGTTCCAGGGTTCGGAGCGGACCACCGGATGCCAGTTCACCTTCACCTGCGACGGGGCGCTCGCGCGCTGGTATTCCGAGCCCTTCTGGGAGCGCGCGCGCAAGGTCGCGGACGCGGCGCTGGCGGGCGCGGTCTACAGGCCCGTCGGCCATGCCACCCATTACCACACCGACTGGGTGGTGCCCTACTGGAGCTCCAGCCTCGACAAGATCGTGGCGGTGCACACGCATCTGTTCTTCCGCTGGACCGGCTGGTGGGGAACTCCGCCCGCGTTCCGCTTCGCCGCCACCGGCAGCGAGCCGCGCGTAACTCAGCTTGCCGCGCACTTCGACGCGCACAAGTTGCCGGAGGTGCTGGCGGCCGAAACGCAGGCGCTGGCGATGCAGAAGGCGATGGCGCTCCCGGCTTCGGCGCTGAAGCCCTCGGCGGACGAACCCAACACCTTCCTGATCCATGTCGACGCCAAGGATGCGGCGAGCCTTCCGATCCTGGCGGATCGGGCCTGCGGCGAGCGCCCCTATTGCAAGTTCATGGGCTGGACCGACCCGCGCCACCTGCCGGCGAGCGCGAAGGGCACGCTGTCGCCCCAGCAGCTGACGTCGATGTCGTTCAGCTACCTGCGCGACCGACCGCGCAACCTGGAGCGCGCGCTGTGGAACTGCGCGGACTTCCCCCAGCCCAAGCCGCAATGCATGCGCCGCGCACCACAGCCGATCGCCTCCCCCGCGCCGGCCGTAGCCGGGGAAGAAGGTCCGGCAGGGTTGAGCGGCGTGCGACGCAAGGCTGCCTCGCAGCCGGCGGCGTCGGTCGCGGCACCGGAGGCGCCGGTCGCATCGTAGTTCCGCGTGTGAGCCGGGCGGCGCTGGCGAATGGCCGACATTGGGTGGTTAGCTGCCGTTCAGGTGAACCAGCGATCGTGCATAGAGCCCAGAAAGTATTTGTCTCCCACCGGGTACCCGGACGCTGAGCCGATCACCGAGTCTACGCCGCACTGCGGGCAAAGGGCTGTTCCGCCTTCATGCTCCACCCCCTCATCGATACTAGCAGCCGTGAAGGTCGCTTGGCAGTAGAAGCAGCCGCACAGATCACTTCGCCCCAACTCTGCCCGGTGGTTGCTCGAATGGCGGTGAGCGGCATCCAACGCCTGAGGATCATATTCCATCAGGTCAGCATCGACGCGCTCGGGAATGTCCGCAAGTCGGCGAAAGCTGCCGGGCCGCTTCGGGCCGATAGAACGGCGAGGAATGGGGGAGAGCGGACTGGTGGCTCTGCGCAACAGACGAAAGAAAGCTGCCGCGGACTAAACCGCTTTCGGACCGAAGGAGATCGGCAAGTCGTTCACAACGGCGCGTAGCCTGCGGTTTCGGTCTGCATTCTGCCGTGGATCACATCCGAGTTCGGCAACGTAGATACGATCAAGGCCGGCTCCGATCCAGCGGATCGAGATCATGCCCGCGTCGGTGACATACGGAGTATCTGCCGGGCAAGTTTCAGATAAGAACCGCTTAGACCTTTCATCCGTCGGGCCAGAAGCGGACTTGAACATTTCGATACGTTCCAGAAACCGTGCATAGGCGACAGGACTGACCTCAAACGATTTTAGCTTTTGGCCTTCGACCGCGATGTTGGCGACAGGCTCGTCACTGCCCTTTGCGTCTAACGTCACGGTCAGGCCAGGAGCCCGAACCTCAACCCTGCTGACCTGCGCTGTCATTCTGTCTGACTCGCAACCGGCGACCAGCGTGGCCACAAAGCAGAGTATCAATGACCGCATCCGAGAAATATGCGGATATGGCGGAACGTCTGCAACTGGCGTTTCCTCCCGTCGCTCGTAGCCACTTCCGAACAGCCGGTGGTGGGTGGGAAGCGGACCTTCGTTGCTGCTCCCATCTCTGTTAGTTGCTATGCTCTCTCGATGGCTGTTATTCGCCTGGTCCTCATCAGTTTGGCGGCGGCCCTCGCGGGCTGTTCGGCTGGATCAATCTTACTTTTTGCTGAGCTCAACCGTACGAGTCTTGTCGCTCTGCCGTTCACCTGCATGGTGTCACTACTGCTACTTATGCCATTCTACGCAGCAGCGCGTGAAGCTGGCGTGGCACTCGGCGGGCGTTATGCTCGGCTCTTGGTAGCCGGAGGTGTTGCGGGAGCCTTGTTCGCAGGTTTCATATTTCTCGCGACCAATCCCCTCAAAGGGGCAGCGATCGGGTCCAGCTACGGTGCGCTGACGGCGATCTGCTGGATCACAATACATGCCGCGACGAAGCGGCTCGCCACCTTGATCGCGTGACGTCCGCAACTGGGCGCTAGCCGGCTGCGCACTCGCCTATGTCATCTCGGCGTAGGCCGGGGTCATCTCATCACCTGCGTCCAAGGCGTGCTGGGTCCTAGCCTCCACACACCGCGCGTCCGCGGGGGTCGCGGAGGGCGGCGGCTTCGGAGAGGACGTCGCTCATCCGCTCGACGCGCAGGCCGCTGAAGGTGCCGCGGGCGGTGCATCGCTGCGCGCATTGCGGCGGCAGCTTGGCGGGGAAGATGATGCGCGCGCCCTCGACCCGCGCCTCCAGCTGGCAGGCGTTGCCGAAGTCGATCCGGAGGCGATCGCCCGAACGCTTGCCCCTCCCGCTCGCGCTGCAGCCGAGGCGGCCGCCGTTGAGGACGAAGGCGCCGACCCGCAGGTCCTCCCCCTGCGGCACGAGGCAGAGCCGGTCGCCGCCCCGCTCGTAGAGCCCGGTGAGGGAGTCGTCGCCGGGATCGCGCACCACGCCGCGCTCGATCGCGACCGTCTCCAGATCGGGTGCCTCGGTGTTCGCCGGGTCGCCGCCTCCCGAACAGGCCGCAAGCGCCAGCGCCAGGGCGGCGACACCTCGCTTCATTCGACGGCGACCAGCCGGCCGTCCTCGATCCGGCGGAAGAAGCAGCTGCGCGCGCCGGTGTGGCAGGCGGGGCCCGCCGGCTCGACGCGAAGCCAGAGCGCGTCCTGATCGCAGTCGATCCGCACCTCCACCACGCGCAGGAAATGGCCGGAGGTCTCGCCCTTCTTCCACAGCCGGTTGCGGCTGCGCGACCAGAAGGTCGCCTCCCCGCTCTCCAGCGTCGCCGCCAGCGCCTCCGCATTCATGTGCGCGACCATCAGCAGCTCGCCGGTCGCGGCGTCGGTCGCCACGGCGGTGACGAGCCCTGCGGCGTCGTACTTGGGATCGAGGGTGAGGCCGGTGTCGCGCGCGTCCATGGGCGGCGGCTTACCGGGGAGGCGACGGGGCGGCAATCCGGGGCGCTCGCACATTCTTCGTGACAGAAGGGCGACAAACCCGGAATCGCTCCCTATATGGCGCTCGCATCTCAGCGAACCCCGTGGGGCCGATGTTTAGCACCAATCCTTTCGACGACGACAAGCTGCGCGAAGAGTGCGGCATCTTTGGCGTTTCCGGCGCGGACGGCGCGGCAGCACTGGTGGCCCTGGGGCTCCACGCGCTGCAGCATCGCGGGCAGGAAGCGGCCGGCATCTCCAGCTTCGACGGGGTGCAGTTCCACACGCACCGCGCGATGGGGCATGTGGCGGGCAACTTCGACCGGCCCGACGTGATCGAGGCGCTGCCGGGGCAGACCTCCGTCGGCCACGTCCGCTACGCCACCTCCGGTGATACGGCGCTGCGCAACGTGCAGCCGCTCTATGCCGAACTGGCGAGCGGCGGCTTTGCAGTGGCGCACAACGGCAATCTCTCCAACGCCCTGCGCCTGCGCAAGGACCTGGTGCGGACCGGTTCGATCTTCCAGTCGACGTCGGATACCGAGGTGATCATCCACCTGGTGGCGACGTCGAACTACCGCACGCTGCTCGACCGCTTCATCGATGCGCTCAAGCAGGTGGAGGGCGCGTATTCGCTCATCTGCATGACGCCGGAAGGCATGATCGCCTGCCGCGATCCGCTGGGCATCCGCCCGCTGGTGATGGGCAAGCTCGGCGATTCGGTGATCTTCGCGTCGGAGACGGTGGCGCTCGACGTGGTCGGGGCCGAGTACGTGCGCGACGTGGAGCCGGGCGAGCTGGTGATCGTGAAGGGCACCGAGCTGCGCTCGATCCGCCCGTTCACGCCGAACGCGCCGCGCCCGTGCATCTTCGAATACGTCTATTTCTCGCGGCCCGATTCGATCTCGGGCGGCAACTCCGTCTATTCGGTGCGCAAGGCGATCGGTGCCGAGCTGGCGATCGAGAGCCCGGTCGATGCCGACCTGGTGATCCCCGTACCCGATTCGGGCGTGCCGGCGGCGATCGGCTATGCGCAGCAGTCGGGCATCCCCTTCGAGCTCGGCATCATCCGCTCGCACTATGTCGGCCGCACCTTCATCCAGCCGGGCGACAAGGTCCGCCACCTGGGCGTGAAGCTGAAGCACAACGCCAACCGCAAGCTGATCGAGGGCAAGCGGATCGTGCTGATCGACGACTCGATCGTGCGCGGCACCACGTCGCTGAAGATCGTGCAGATGATGCGCGATGCCGGCGCTGCCGAGGTGCACATGCGCATCGCCAGCCCGCCGACCCGGCACAGCTGCTTCTATGGCGTCGACACGCCGGAACGCGCGAAGCTGCTGGCGGCCAAGCTCGATCTGGGCGGCATGACCGAGTACATCCAGGCGGACAGCCTGGCGTTCGTCTCCATCGACGGCCTCTACAAGGCGCTGGGCGAGGCCGAGCGCGCAGCGGTGCGGCCGAAGTATTGTGATGCCTGCTTCACCGGCGACTATCCGACGCCGCTGACCGACCAGGACGAGACCCGCACGGTCGACCAGCTCGCGATGCTGGAGGAGCGCGTCGGCTGATCGCCGGCGCACCCCTGCCCTTCCTTTCCAAGCTCCAGGATCTTCGATGACCGACAAGCCCCTTGCCGACCAGCTCGCGCTCGTGACGGGAGCCAGCCGCGGCATCGGCGCGGCGACGGCGCTCGCGCTCGCCGCGCAGGGTGCGCACGTGGTGCTGACCGCCCGTACGCCGGGCGGGCTCGAGGAAGTCGAGGAAGCGATCCACCAGGCAGGCGGCAGCGCGACGATCGCGCCGCTGGACTTGGCCGAGCCGGACGGCGTGGCGCGACTGGCAGCGGCGCTGGGCGAGCGCTGGCAGGCGCTCGACATGCTGGTGCTGAACGCCGCAATGCTGGGCACGCTGGGGCCGGTGAATGCGATCGACTTCAAGGAGATGTCGAAGCTGTTCACGCTCAACGTGACCGCGCAGGCAGCGCTGCTGGGCGCGTTTGGGCCGATGCTGCGCCAGGCGAAGAACGGCCGGGTCGTGGGGCTTACCTCCAGCGTCGCACGCACCCCGCGCGCCTACTGGGGGCTCTATGGATCGTCGAAGGCGGCGTTCGAGAACCTGCTGACCGCATTCGGCGCGGAAGTGCGCCAGCTGACGGCGATCCGCACCGCGATCGTCGATCCGGGCGCGACCCGCACCAAAATGCGCGCGCGCGCCTATCCGGGCGAGGCGCCGGAGAGCGTGAAGCCGCCGGAGGTAGTAGCGGAACGGATCGCGGCGCTGATGGTGTCGGGGTTCGAGACGGGGCATTTCGAGCGGGTCGACTGAGACGCTCGCGTCGCGCTGACGTGCTCCTGCGCAGGCAGGAGCCTAGAGTTTCCGACGGTGACGCTTGTGGCCCTGGGCTCCTGCCTTCGCAGGAGCACGGTTGCGGTGGTTAGGCCCGCTTCACCAGCGTGACCTGGGCGACGTGGATGCCGCCACCGCGAAAGCCGCCTTCGCAGTACATCAGGTAATAGCGCCACAGGTTGGCGAAGCCGGGCGGAAAGTTGTCGGGGAGGTCGTCGGCTGTCTCGGCCGCGTCGAACGCGAGGCGCCAGCGGTAGAGCGTCTCGGCATAGTCCTGGCCGAAGCGGTGCTCGTCCTGCCAGGCGAGGCCCCGCGCCTCGGCAAGCGCACGGAAACGCTTGGTCGAAAGCAGCAGGCCGCCGGGGAAGATGTAGGCCTGGATGAAGTCGACGTTGTTCGCATAGGCATCGAACAGCGCGTCATCGATCGCGATATATTGGAGCGCGGCGCGGCCGCCCGGCTTCAGCCGCGCGGCAATCGCGTCCAGATAGGCCGGCCAATACTCCTGCCCCACCGCCTCGACCATCTCGATACTGGCGATGGCGTCGTAGCTGCCGGTGGCGTCGCGATAGTCGGTGAGCGACACCTCCATGCCGTCGAGCTTCGCATCGGCCATGCGCTGCTCGACGAACCGCTTCTGCTCGGACGAGAGGGTCAGGCCGTGGACCCGGCGACCGGCGCGGGCGGCGCGCTCGGCGAAGGAGCCCCAGCCGCAGCCGATCTCCAGGATCGTGTCGCCAGGCTTGGTCTCGGTGCGGTCGAGGATCGCCTGGAGCTTGCGACCTTGCGCCGCCTCCAGCGGATCGGCGGGATCGGCGAACAGCGCGCTCGAATAGGTCATGCTGGGATCGAGCCAGGCGCGGTAGAAGTCGTTGCCCAGATCATAGTGGAACTGGATGTTGCGGCGGGCATTGGCGCGATGGTTGCGGCGCGACCAATGGGCGAAGCGCCGGACGATGCCGGTCAGCCGCCCCGCGCGGCCGACGTTGCCGAGCGCGCGGCCGTTGCGCATGAAAAGGTCGAACAGCGGCACGGGGTCGGGGCTCGACCAGTCGCCCGACACCCAGGCCTCGTACCAGCCCGCAGAGCCGCCGGTCGCGAGCCGCAGCATCGCACGCCAGCGGTGGAGCACCACCACTGCCACCGGCCCCTCGCCACGCCCGCCGAGCCGGACGGCACGGCCGCTCGGAAGCGTCGCTTCGATGGCGCCGAACTCCAGGCCCTGGTCGATCCGGCCGAGCATCTGTTCGAACGCGGGCGCGAGCCAGCGGAGCGGATCGCGCGTTGCGGTCAGGGAAGAGGGCAAGGAAGAGCGGGGCGCGTGCATGGCGCCCTACATGCACCTCCGCGCGATCACCGCAAGCCGTCCTGCTACCGACCTTATCCGGCGAAGACCCCGCCCAGCGTGAGGATCGAGGTGACATGCCGCTCCGACACCTCCATCGCATCGTCGCCGTAGCCGCCACCCAATGCGCTCGCGAGCGGGATGCCGCGGTCGCGCGCCAGCGTGGCCACCCAGCGATCCCGCCGGACCAGACCTTCGCGCGTAAGCGCGAGCCGGCCGAGCCGGTCGCCTGCGAACGGGTCCACCCCCGCCTGGTAGAGGATCAGGTCGGGCGCGAAGCCGTCGACGAGCGGGACCAGCGTCTGGGCCAGCACCGCGCAATATTCGTCGTCGCCGACTCCGTCCGCGAGCGGCACGTCGAGGGTCGAGCGCGCCTTTCGCACGGGGAAGTTCTTTTCCGCGTGGATGGAATAGGTGGCGAGCCCGGGCCGGCCCGCCAGCAGCGAGGCGGTGCCGTCGCCCTGGTGCACGTCGCAGTCGACCACCAGCACGCGCGCGGCCGCCCCCTCCTCCACCAGCCGGTTGGCGGCGATCGCCAGGTCGTTGAACACGCAAAAGCCGGCGCCAGTGTCGGCCAGCGCATGGTGGCTTCCGCCGGCGGTGTTCGCGGCAAAGCCGTGTTCGAGCGCGAGCCGGGCGGCGAGATAGGTGCCGCCGGGCACCGCCTGCGCGCGTGTCGCGACCTCGGCGGTGATCGGAAAGCCGATCCGGCGCGCCTTTTCCGGGGGGACGGCGAGCTCGATCACCTCCGCGACATAGCCGGGTTCGTGCACCGCCTCGATCCATTGGCGCGGCATCGGATCCGGCTGGTGCCAGTCGATCCCGGCTCCTTGCGCGCGCAGCAGGTCGCGGACCAGCCCGTTCTTGTTCCATTGATAGGTGCTGCGCGCCGGTGCGGGCGCGACGTAATCGGGGTGGTGGACGACG encodes:
- a CDS encoding MFS transporter, translated to MAAVQHPFAIHNFRAYFLARLSTTLAQMSMVIVIGWQVYDLARRTMDVKEAAFYLGLIGIAQFLPLLVLSLVAGWVADRVDRRWIARGSVAIEAGCAITLAVASYHEHVTLGLLFFVAALLGVARAFAGPSLQALAPNLVPKAILPTAIAMSSVSWQAGTVLGPTMGGYLYAASHWLPYAVSGALFTFSFLMLSLIGRVPHNSVRGTANPFRQMLEGLSYVRQNRLVLGAISLDLFAVLLGGATAMLPVYARDILKVGADGLGHLRAAPAVGAIAVALWFSWRPLRTNVGVKMLAAVAVFGGATVAFGLSAPALLPLLGKSAVGHDSAPAVLLALTALFVLGAADMVSVYVRQSLIQLYTPDDMRGRVGAVSTLFISGSNELGEAESGFLAAAIGPVAAVVAGGIGAILVTALWARIFPELRRARTFEAPATLEFTPVKEKAE
- the cysK gene encoding cysteine synthase A; translated protein: MKANTILETIGNTPHVRIQRLFGDAEVWIKSERSNPGGSIKDRIALAMIEAAEASGDLQPGGTIIEPTSGNTGVGLAMVAAVKGYKLVLVMPESMSIERRRLMLAYGASFDLTPREKGMKGAIERAQELAEQTPGAWIPQQFENSANVDVHVRTTAQEILEDFADTPIDVLITGVGTGGHITGVAETLKKQWPQLKVYAVEPELSPVISGGQPGPHPIQGIGAGFIPANLHTQAIDGVIKVDAAVAKDMARRSAAEEGMLVGISSGATLAAILQKLPDLPDGARVLGFNYDTGERYLSVPDFLPES
- the hisI gene encoding phosphoribosyl-AMP cyclohydrolase → MDARDTGLTLDPKYDAAGLVTAVATDAATGELLMVAHMNAEALAATLESGEATFWSRSRNRLWKKGETSGHFLRVVEVRIDCDQDALWLRVEPAGPACHTGARSCFFRRIEDGRLVAVE
- a CDS encoding SDR family NAD(P)-dependent oxidoreductase — protein: MTDKPLADQLALVTGASRGIGAATALALAAQGAHVVLTARTPGGLEEVEEAIHQAGGSATIAPLDLAEPDGVARLAAALGERWQALDMLVLNAAMLGTLGPVNAIDFKEMSKLFTLNVTAQAALLGAFGPMLRQAKNGRVVGLTSSVARTPRAYWGLYGSSKAAFENLLTAFGAEVRQLTAIRTAIVDPGATRTKMRARAYPGEAPESVKPPEVVAERIAALMVSGFETGHFERVD
- a CDS encoding cell wall hydrolase, with protein sequence MLVSRGARAPDSSGVRAAPLGTGSRVLDGVLAAVALAAVLVPAWAVTHAPPMPPQASRAMRDAAPRRVLPPAELPAVEPIEFQDMTADEARAFNAGIPFHAGPNPAARPFRFGGPDEDRARASDCLAAAVLYEAGDDPEGQKAVAQVVLNRVRHPAFPKTVCGVVFQGSERTTGCQFTFTCDGALARWYSEPFWERARKVADAALAGAVYRPVGHATHYHTDWVVPYWSSSLDKIVAVHTHLFFRWTGWWGTPPAFRFAATGSEPRVTQLAAHFDAHKLPEVLAAETQALAMQKAMALPASALKPSADEPNTFLIHVDAKDAASLPILADRACGERPYCKFMGWTDPRHLPASAKGTLSPQQLTSMSFSYLRDRPRNLERALWNCADFPQPKPQCMRRAPQPIASPAPAVAGEEGPAGLSGVRRKAASQPAASVAAPEAPVAS
- a CDS encoding histone deacetylase, coding for MIRVVHHPDYVAPAPARSTYQWNKNGLVRDLLRAQGAGIDWHQPDPMPRQWIEAVHEPGYVAEVIELAVPPEKARRIGFPITAEVATRAQAVPGGTYLAARLALEHGFAANTAGGSHHALADTGAGFCVFNDLAIAANRLVEEGAAARVLVVDCDVHQGDGTASLLAGRPGLATYSIHAEKNFPVRKARSTLDVPLADGVGDDEYCAVLAQTLVPLVDGFAPDLILYQAGVDPFAGDRLGRLALTREGLVRRDRWVATLARDRGIPLASALGGGYGDDAMEVSERHVTSILTLGGVFAG
- a CDS encoding class I SAM-dependent methyltransferase; translation: MHAPRSSLPSSLTATRDPLRWLAPAFEQMLGRIDQGLEFGAIEATLPSGRAVRLGGRGEGPVAVVVLHRWRAMLRLATGGSAGWYEAWVSGDWSSPDPVPLFDLFMRNGRALGNVGRAGRLTGIVRRFAHWSRRNHRANARRNIQFHYDLGNDFYRAWLDPSMTYSSALFADPADPLEAAQGRKLQAILDRTETKPGDTILEIGCGWGSFAERAARAGRRVHGLTLSSEQKRFVEQRMADAKLDGMEVSLTDYRDATGSYDAIASIEMVEAVGQEYWPAYLDAIAARLKPGGRAALQYIAIDDALFDAYANNVDFIQAYIFPGGLLLSTKRFRALAEARGLAWQDEHRFGQDYAETLYRWRLAFDAAETADDLPDNFPPGFANLWRYYLMYCEGGFRGGGIHVAQVTLVKRA
- the purF gene encoding amidophosphoribosyltransferase — encoded protein: MFSTNPFDDDKLREECGIFGVSGADGAAALVALGLHALQHRGQEAAGISSFDGVQFHTHRAMGHVAGNFDRPDVIEALPGQTSVGHVRYATSGDTALRNVQPLYAELASGGFAVAHNGNLSNALRLRKDLVRTGSIFQSTSDTEVIIHLVATSNYRTLLDRFIDALKQVEGAYSLICMTPEGMIACRDPLGIRPLVMGKLGDSVIFASETVALDVVGAEYVRDVEPGELVIVKGTELRSIRPFTPNAPRPCIFEYVYFSRPDSISGGNSVYSVRKAIGAELAIESPVDADLVIPVPDSGVPAAIGYAQQSGIPFELGIIRSHYVGRTFIQPGDKVRHLGVKLKHNANRKLIEGKRIVLIDDSIVRGTTSLKIVQMMRDAGAAEVHMRIASPPTRHSCFYGVDTPERAKLLAAKLDLGGMTEYIQADSLAFVSIDGLYKALGEAERAAVRPKYCDACFTGDYPTPLTDQDETRTVDQLAMLEERVG